A DNA window from Vigna angularis cultivar LongXiaoDou No.4 chromosome 1, ASM1680809v1, whole genome shotgun sequence contains the following coding sequences:
- the LOC108319886 gene encoding tetrahydroberberine oxidase codes for MSTTRALIGFSLSVLHHHHTTVQSNNRDAEKTQFREIEIDVENSTAWVQTGATLGELYYTISQKSKTLGFPAGVCPTVGVGGHISGGGYGFMIRNYGLAADHVIDAKIIDVNGNLLDKETMGEDLFWAIRGGGGASFGVVVAWKIKLISVPSTVTVFRVSRTLKENVTGIIQQWQRRANKLNESLTIRIQMERVNSSKSGNLTVEAQFESLYLGRVDDLIPYMQKSFPVLGLVKEDCTEMSWIESILFMGGFTNGQSTDVLLNRTQNGLLFFKAKSDYVRDPIPDVGLEGLWPFLYEDEAKDAYIQFTPYGGRMEEISESETPFPHRSGNLFHIQYIVYWQEKGDVAAQRHVNWIRRLYNYTEAYVSRNPRSAYLNYRDLDIGVNNNGYTSYNQASIWGFKYFGNNFNRLARVKTRVDPRNFFRNEQSIPSLISKGRK; via the exons ATGAGCACCACCAGAGCTCTGATAGGGTTCAGCCTCTCTGTTCTTCACCACCACCACACAACCGTTCAGAGCAACAATAGAGATGCAGAGAAAACACAG TTTCGAGAAATCGAAATTGACGTAGAAAACAGCACTGCATGGGTTCAAACTGGGGCAACCCTCGGGGAACTTTACTACACGATTAGTCAAAAAAGCAAAACACTAGGGTTTCCAGCAGGTGTGTGCCCCACTGTGGGCGTTGGGGGCCACATTAGTGGTGGTGGCTATGGATTCATGATTCGTAACTATGGTCTTGCTGCTGATCATGTAATTGATGCTAAGATTATTGACGTCAATGGTAATCTCCTTGATAAAGAAACAATGGGCGAGGATCTATTTTGGGCCATTAGAGGTGGTggtggagcaagctttggagtCGTCGTGGCTTGGAAGATAAAACTAATTTCAGTTCCATCAACTGTGACAGTGTTTCGAGTTTCAAGGACGTTGAAAGAAAATGTAACGGGGATTATTCAACAGTGGCAACGTAGGGCAAACAAACTTAACGAGAGCCTAACCATTAGGATCCAAATGGAAAGGGTAAATTCAAGTAAGAGTGGGAATCTAACTGTTGAAGCACAGTTTGAATCCTTGTATCTGGGTCGTGTAGATGACCTCATTCCCTATATGCAAAAGAGCTTCCCGGTGTTGGGTTTGGTGAAAGAAGACTGCACTGAAATGAGTTGGATAGAATCAATTCTCTTCATGGGTGGGTTCACAAACGGTCAATCTACCGATGTTTTGCTGAACAGAACTCAAAACGGTTTGTTGTTCTTCAAAGCAAAATCTGATTACGTGAGAGATCCTATTCCAGACGTTGGGTTAGAAGGGTTATGGCCTTTCTTATATGAAGACGAGGCTAAAGATGCTTACATTCAATTCACTCCTTATGGAGGCAGGATGGAAGAGATTTCAGAATCCGAAACTCCATTCCCACACAGATCTGGCAACTTATTCCACATTCAATACATTGTGTATTGGCAAGAAAAAGGGGATGTGGCAGCACAGAGGCACGTCAACTGGATTAGAAGATTGTACAATTATACGGAAGCTTATGTTTCAAGGAATCCTAGATCTGCGTATCTGAATTATAGAGACCTTGACATAGGAGTTAATAACAATGGTTACACAAGCTACAACCAAGCCAGTATTTGGGGCTTTAAGTATTTTGGTAACAACTTTAATAGATTGGCTCGCGTGAAGACCAGGGTTGACCCTCGAAACTTCTTCAGGAACGAACAAAGCATACCTTCTCTTATATCGAAGGGACGAAAGTAG